ATTCTTAACAGTATTACATTATTCTGCCTGACTGTTCATTATCAGcatgtacagtagatataaaaagtctacacaccctctgttaaaatgcaattttatcgtgatgtaaaagaatgagacaaagataaatcatgtcagaactttttccacttttaatgtgacctataatgtgaacaattcaattgaaaaaaaattaaatctttgagggggaaaaatttaaaaccttacaataacctggttgcataaatgtgcacaccctcgTATAACTgggtatgtggctgtgttcagaattaaccaatcacattcaaactcatgttaaatagaaatcattatacacctgccatcatttaaagtgactgattaatcacaaaaagttcagctgttctagtaggatttcagagcaaaagccaggGTCCTCAGAGAGCTTCCAACGCATCTGAAGGatgtcattgttgaaatatcagtcaggagaagggtacaaaataatttccaaagcattagatatatcatgaaacacagtgaagacagtcatcatcaagtggagaaaatatggcactgtagagacattaccaagaactggacgtgaaaaaacgagaagaaaactggtcagggaggcttccaagaggtctGCAGcatcattaaaggaactgcaggaatttctggcaagtactggctgtgtgctacatgtgagaACAATCTCCCGTACTCTTCATATgtatgggctatggggtagggtggcaagatggaaggctttcttacaaagaaaaacatccaagccacaTCTctcaaaagcacatgggaaaatgtgttatggtctgatgaaatcaaggttgaacctttttgggcataattccaaaaggtatgtttggcgcaaaaacaacactgtacatcacccaaagaacaccatacacacggtgaagcatggtggtggcagcatcatgctttggggctgtttttcttcagctggaaccaggtccttggtcagggtggagggaattatgaatagttccaaaaccttcaggcgtccgatagaaagctgaagatgaagttcacctttcagcacgtcaacgatccaaagcacacatccaaatccacaaaagcatggcttcaccagaagattaatgttttggaatggccaagccagagcccagacctgaatccaatataacatctgtgaggtgatctgaagaagGCTTTGCacatgtcctcgcaatctgacagatttggagcgcttttgcaaagaagagtgggcaaatattaccacgtcaagatgtgACTTGCtaagactcctacccaaaaagactgagtgctgtaataaaatcaaaaggtgcttcaacaaagtattagtttaaaggtatgcacacttatgcaaccaggttattgtgtgttcattttttatttcccccccctcaaagatttcagtttgtttttcaattgaattgttcacgttataggtcacattaaaggtgtaaaaagttctgacatgatttatctttgtctcattctttaatatcacaagaacctagcattttaacaggggtgtgtagacttacATCCACTGTATGATAAGGCTAAAGAGGATATATGTCTCTTCTTTTTAACAGGACATAACTTTCACCATGGAAACAGTCTATATCGACATACAGCTGATGTTAGTTCAGACAACTATACCATTTGGGGTTAAAAACAACACATCTGAAACAAAGTGCACTGaccaacaaaaataataaaaacatacaggGTTAACAGACCCACGACTAAACATAAGAACTTTGTGAGATGGTCTTTGTCTCCGGGCAACCAGCTCAATTTCATAAGTTGGTCCACAAGCTTCACCTCTTCCACCCCCGTCCTAATGGCTCTCAATCACTACTGGCTCATAGACACCGGCCAATACCCTAAATGAGAAGTGGCAtggtgagactgtgtgtgtgtgtgtgtgtgtgtgtgtgcaagcgagcgtgtgtgtgtgtacagtatgtgtccaCTTTCTTACCGGGTTCCAAGGCGTAACCCATTCAGGGAAGTGGTGCCGTCTTTACTGACAAACAGTAGTAGGTTACTGTCTGAGGAGGAAATAAACAcacttaaataaaaataaaacacttgtgTACAAAGGAGTACAGGACAAGTGAACATGCAGAGTGAGGCCAGTGCTTCATACCCTCTGTGTTACTGATGTCAGCAAAGTTCTGGCTCTGGACAATCTTTTCAACAACATCATCAGCATCGATGCGTGTGTCGTTCACCCTGGAGGGATGGCTCTCCACGGAATCCTGCTTCTTCCTGTCACAGCGTGAAGTACAAAGGCCCAGTCAGTCAAAAGCAAGAGGTTGAACTGCAGTCAAACAATGTACGACTGTTTCACTGTGAAAACCACGTGCCTGGGGGGTCTGCTGGACGGCAGAATGGGCCGTGGGGGCCGAGGGGGTCTCTCCTCCGGTGGGGAGTCTATGATTAAACTCAAGCCTCCGGAGGTGCTGCTTCCCGTGGAGGTGTTCCTCCTGTGTGTGAGGTCTGACAGACTGGAGGAGCAGGAGTGCTCCGTGCTGTAGTCTATGGAACAAGGCGTTTACGTCAACACGGGTGGCAAATATAGAATTCAACACATAAGGTTGCCTTGGCTGTGGAGTGGGAAGATGGGCAACAGGAAAATACACAGACCTGAGATCCTGCTCAGCTGGCTGGCATAGCTGGAGTTGCGAGAGTGGCCAAATTGGAACACTTCTTGGCTGGTCAACTGGATCTGGTCCAACTCTTCTGGTAGACCTGACATCAAACAGAACCACACCTGTGTTAATTAAAGCCCCCCACCATCATTCCCAGACATAGTTTAGCCATTTAGTTCTCATGGGTAATCATAAAACTCCCACTGTTGCCAGGTTTAGGTGGATCCATGTACAGTACCATGTCATACCTGAGCTGATTATAGAGGGTCTGGGCTTCATAGACCGGCCCAGGGAAGGGGGACGCTTTGGGCTTCCACTGCCCTCCCCCTTACAGTCTAGCTGTAGGGTGTGGTCCTGGCCTGAGACAGAGATGCACTTGGCTGTGCTGGGTGCGCTGCCAAAGAAAACATTAGCACTGagcaacatttcatttttgtttctaCATGGTAGTTCACTGAAGTCCCATGGGGGTCTCATTTATCAATGGTGAATACATTTGTCACCCAATTCGGGCACACTTGGGGACCAATTCTGGCAACCCTGCAAGGGGAAGTAATTGTGGTTCAACTGTCACATGCAGCATGTAGTATTGGGACAAAAAAGAAGAGTTTATTATATTTCCAATTACTTTAAcctcattgtaattgtttgatttgaacTCCAGAATCATCTCATTTGGAGTTCAGATTGGTAAACCTGATCCAACCTATATCTCTGTGCATGTGAATTAGCTTTACATCACGCCGATTCACTATTtatgttgacaaaaaaaacttAAATTGCTGTATTATTTAGTGTTGGAACTCAACACCTGCCCATTTCTAGAAGAGCGAGCAATGACAACATTTGTATAATATCTGTAGAATGTGTTTTGGCTGAATatttgaatcttttttttttttttaataaacgtGTCAAACACTGGCCACTCTGTCTATTGACTGTTGTCAGTGACCACACCCCCTTACAGGGTTTTCTCCCTCAATGTTTTCCTCTCTCGTCTTCCAAATACATCATTCCGTGTATATGTTTTGTTTGGTCACTTCCGTAGGTTGCGTTTATGAAAAATGAAACGTCATAGTCTCTTTGTATGCATGACTGCAAACGACTCCATTTAAAGACATCTGAAACAGATCTGAACATGTCCGCTCACGTTTTGAAGCACGGATCTCCAGACAGGAGGGTCATCCCGATAGTCACCTTGAAAGAAAATCCGACAATGACTTTTATTAccacacacaaaaccaaatGAGACATCAACCGGTATCTGCACAAGCTATATCAAAGCTGAACTAGGTTGTAGAGGATCAACAGCTCTGGGGGATTTCCTTCATCGTTCAGTACAAACTCACTTAGTATCAACCACAGTATATTAGCCATTGAAAACACATCCAAAACCAACCCTGCGTCAAGTCTCAAGGTATGTATTCATCACACTGGCCCACCCTAGCCCAGCCCCTTACCTTTAGTATTGAATTGTCCTGTCTGGTATTCTGGGTGTCATATCCCTCAAGCAGGCAACAGCGGGCTGCAGAGCCCGAACCAGCAAACTCGGCCATGTTGAGTTCAGTGAAACCTagctgaggagggagagaaggcaaCATTACATTAAATACACCAGCATACATGGCAAACATGACAATTGACAGAGACGTTTTACAGCCCTGAGGGACTGGACGTAGAGAACAAGTGGTCCAGATGTCGTCTTCCTGTTTGTAGTTTAAATCTCAGGTCATCCAGGAGGAGATTAGTCTCATTTCCTTCAAGTTACACAACCTGTGTATTCAAGGAAGCCCACTTCCAAGAAGGAAAGGGGTTATATTTAACATTAGAAAGTTCAGAAGTATAGTGTGAGAACACAGGAAGAGTCCCCAGCAACCtaatcattcattcattctctTTAATTCCTCATGATGTGAAGTTCATGCAAATGGTGAATAACACACAAGGCCTATGGTACATGCAGTCTGTGGGTGGTTATAACAGTGACATGTTGGACAGGATTCTCTCAGGACAACACATTATATCATTTACAATGCTTATTCTAAGTGGCAAAGTTGATTCTAGTGTTTCTACAAATGGGCTGACTAATGTAAACGTTTAATTGCGAGAACAGGGACGTTTGTTGACATAAGGCCAGAAaaactgttgtgtgtgtgggtgggtgggtgggtgggtgggtgttttcAGATATATGGAGGGGTGCTCAGGAGGTGGTGGCTCTTACCTTTGAATATGTTTTTCCTCCTTTGAGTTCCTGTAGTgaaaacaggaagaggaagatgactACTGAGCACTGACAGTTTGGCATACATAGGAATGTTTGCGTTTAATACTGATCTACCATCAGCAACAGGGGTTATGGAGGGAACATGGAAAGATACAATATCCAGTCACATAGAAGGAACTGTAGCTCCTGAtgttcacagacacagagataacAGGACAGATTAGGATTTTGTTGATAACAGAACTCTCCAATCAGTAGACAGACAGGTCTTACCTTCCGCACAGAGATCCGACAGATGGCTTGATCCAGCACTCCGGTTGTGGGGTTGGCACTCATTTTACACACAAAGGTGAACTTCTTCTTCCAGCGAACACAGTTCTCCTGAATCTCCTCTCTGTAGGTCAAGGACACGGGAATCAACAAGTCATGGAACTAAAGCTTTatcaattcaaaataaaaagtttGTTTAAAAAGCATTGTTATTAGTGACAAGAGAGCTCTGAAGTGAATGACCATCAGTACTGTTTTAGTGTACCCAATGTAAGTATTAACTGAGCGTATGACATGAACTGTGCATTTGCCCTCTATTTCCTTCATGTCCAGTTTAAGGGAAAGCATAGTTAGTCAAGCAAAAAGTGAAGAGTGGCATGCAGGCTTctgtaaaaacattgtgtttaCAATGTAAATAGGCCAGTGGCTGATATACCCCTGTCCATCCATACATTCAGGGAAATGGCATGCAGAGTGGTTGATGTAAACATTCCTGGCGATAACCTATCCATTTTGATCCTAGAATGCTTGACACTGTTCTACCCAATAGGATGACAGGATTGTGTGCAAGCATAGGGATTACTTGAGTCCTGTCCCCAACCAGGCCActcaaaaatgaataaaatacagaGAAGAGCTCATGGAAATTTCCATGTGAAACTGTCCAGATAACTGTAGGGTGTACCGATGGTCTTGTGGTAGTgcaattttgtttattttgtttttaaatcagcCCTCAGCAGACTGAAGCTAGCCAATTTGCCTCATATTTCTTGGGGTACTAAGCAAATGTCTCATCAGTATTCTGTTCAACTTTAGGCCCATGATTGTTTACAGTGAACACTTTCAAACAGCAGACATTTAGGCTAATACCTAAAATGGAGCAAAtcccaatacattttcacacgGCTTCTAATGTGTATGTGGTAGACAAAAGTAGCCCATGTGCTGTTGAATGAAATCCTACATTCCAtgatgcaaaaaatatatattaggaCTTACTTGGCTCTGTAATACCTTGATACAAATATGTGTAAATTACATTGTTTAATCCAAGAAACCACTTTATAAACTAAAATGCATGATTTCAAGTCATTACGACATTACTGCCACCATCCTATGGTGGTGTGTGGGTAAAATTACTGGaggataaaaatgtattatttttacaaCCTCAATAAGCAGTTTTTTCTAACCTTCCTTCACCACTGTATGGCTGAGACAAGACAATATTTGTGTTCCTGTCAGCATATGTTGGTCATCACCAAATGAGGAAAAATGTCTGGGAATTTCTACCACAAGTAAGTCATCACAACATGAGGAAATATGTCTGGGGAAGTCCATAAAGCATATATTACAAACAGTTACAGTAACATCCCCTATAAAACACAGCCAAGTGATTTTTGGACCAGAAAACTATTAGGCCAATATTTAAAACCACCAAGTCGAAGTGAGACCAAAGAGATTCCTCTGAAATTCCAGCAccatttaaacaaataaaacaatttgtaTAGTGTACAGTCACAACTAAAGATATCTACCAAAAACTATTTGTCAATATCAAATTACCattaatataaattatataaagttgtggcaggctgtgtgtgtgtgtgtgtgtgtgtctaagatGACAAAGAGTGTACTGTTGCTTGTAAAAGAGTCAGAAATGTTTAGCCTAGTTTAAGCCTGTTTTAAGCCAGGAGTTGTGGGTGGAACTAGTGGAAGTAAATACTGTAAACCTCTGCATGTTGCCAACAGGCTAAAACTGTCTGTGTTTTGATGTCTTACGAGACAAGCCGAAACAATACACTGTTAAACCTAACTTCCTTTTACGGCAACGATAAACCAACTAGTTAACATTAGCACAAACATGAACTTCCTTCCTCTGTAGACTATTCTTTTAATCAATGGCCAGTCCCGAGATTCCAAGTCCAAATCCTTATTCATTAATATTTAGGAAAGGTTCTCTTTTAGCTAATTAGCTAGAAAAAGACAACAACGAGataaacatttttgtcaattCTAATTTAACCATGTGATAAGAGTGGTGTGATGCCAACGCCAAACTGGCTCTACAAAATTAAAGAAAATTTAAATAGttgtttctattttattatttggaaAACCCAGATTTCTTTGGCTTCCATGAATACACACCACTGTCAGTTTCTGAATACAAACAGATTGAAATAGCATTCCTGCAACATTATCCCATGGGAAAGGGATAATGTTAACATAATCTGTGAGAAACTGCATTTCACCCAAACTGTCAATTGAATTCAGTGGTCA
This portion of the Esox lucius isolate fEsoLuc1 chromosome 13, fEsoLuc1.pri, whole genome shotgun sequence genome encodes:
- the fam102aa gene encoding protein FAM102A isoform X2, giving the protein MREEIQENCVRWKKKFTFVCKMSANPTTGVLDQAICRISVRKELKGGKTYSKLGFTELNMAEFAGSGSAARCCLLEGYDTQNTRQDNSILKVTIGMTLLSGDPCFKTAPSTAKCISVSGQDHTLQLDCKGEGSGSPKRPPSLGRSMKPRPSIISSGLPEELDQIQLTSQEVFQFGHSRNSSYASQLSRISDYSTEHSCSSSLSDLTHRRNTSTGSSTSGGLSLIIDSPPEERPPRPPRPILPSSRPPRKKQDSVESHPSRVNDTRIDADDVVEKIVQSQNFADISNTEDSNLLLFVSKDGTTSLNGLRLGTRVLAGVYEPVVIESH
- the fam102aa gene encoding protein FAM102A isoform X3 produces the protein MSANPTTGVLDQAICRISVRKELKGGKTYSKLGFTELNMAEFAGSGSAARCCLLEGYDTQNTRQDNSILKVTIGMTLLSGDPCFKTAPSTAKCISVSGQDHTLQLDCKGEGSGSPKRPPSLGRSMKPRPSIISSGLPEELDQIQLTSQEVFQFGHSRNSSYASQLSRISDYSTEHSCSSSLSDLTHRRNTSTGSSTSGGLSLIIDSPPEERPPRPPRPILPSSRPPRKKQDSVESHPSRVNDTRIDADDVVEKIVQSQNFADISNTEDSNLLLFVSKDGTTSLNGLRLGTRVLAGVYEPVVIESH
- the fam102aa gene encoding protein FAM102A isoform X4; this translates as MFAMYAGVFNVMLPSLPPQLGFTELNMAEFAGSGSAARCCLLEGYDTQNTRQDNSILKVTIGMTLLSGDPCFKTAPSTAKCISVSGQDHTLQLDCKGEGSGSPKRPPSLGRSMKPRPSIISSGLPEELDQIQLTSQEVFQFGHSRNSSYASQLSRISDYSTEHSCSSSLSDLTHRRNTSTGSSTSGGLSLIIDSPPEERPPRPPRPILPSSRPPRKKQDSVESHPSRVNDTRIDADDVVEKIVQSQNFADISNTEDSNLLLFVSKDGTTSLNGLRLGTRVLAGVYEPVVIESH
- the fam102aa gene encoding protein FAM102A isoform X1 is translated as MAFFVKKKKFKFQTQLTLEELTAVPFVNGLLFCKLRLLDGGDFVATSSREEIQENCVRWKKKFTFVCKMSANPTTGVLDQAICRISVRKELKGGKTYSKLGFTELNMAEFAGSGSAARCCLLEGYDTQNTRQDNSILKVTIGMTLLSGDPCFKTAPSTAKCISVSGQDHTLQLDCKGEGSGSPKRPPSLGRSMKPRPSIISSGLPEELDQIQLTSQEVFQFGHSRNSSYASQLSRISDYSTEHSCSSSLSDLTHRRNTSTGSSTSGGLSLIIDSPPEERPPRPPRPILPSSRPPRKKQDSVESHPSRVNDTRIDADDVVEKIVQSQNFADISNTEDSNLLLFVSKDGTTSLNGLRLGTRVLAGVYEPVVIESH